The following are encoded together in the Triticum dicoccoides isolate Atlit2015 ecotype Zavitan chromosome 6B, WEW_v2.0, whole genome shotgun sequence genome:
- the LOC119326079 gene encoding uncharacterized protein LOC119326079 isoform X3, whose translation MRGSPLTTRKAGARLLGRIHGGSWADRRYGGEVEKKELAGAGRRRMGAGDGGIRPGGAKFLQVETGLVLRANAHVGRLRRLIAAVAVMNSDHGDSHALQRLELAEGHSASSTSCLPHALLHPRPLQLGLMLLPAQARQACRMLLLPYILKILKQLLAFEK comes from the exons ATGCGGGGTTCGCCGTTGACGACGAGGAAGGCCGGAGCGCGGCTTCTCGGGCGGATCCATGGCGGCTCCTGGGCAGATAGGAGATATGGAGGTGAGGTGGAGAAgaaggagctcgccggagccgggcGACGGCGGATGGGGGCGGGAGACGGAGGGATCCGACCCGGCGGCGCGAAGTTCTTGCAGGTGGAGACGGGGTTGGTTCTGCGCGCAAACGCCCACGTTGGCCGCCTCCGACGACTCATCGCCGCCGTGGCAGTCATGAACTCCGACCACGGGGACTCGCACGCCCTGCAGCGGCTGGAACTGGCTGAAGGTCATTCGGCATCCTCGACTTCATGCCTTCCCCACGCCCTCCTCCATCCACGACCTCTG CAGCTAGGCCTTATGCTACTCCCAGCTCAAGCTCGACAAGCATGCCGCATGCTACTTCTTCCCTACATCCTAAAG ATTCTTAAGCAATTACTCGCATTTGAAAAATGA
- the LOC119326079 gene encoding uncharacterized protein LOC119326079 isoform X1 → MRGSPLTTRKAGARLLGRIHGGSWADRRYGGEVEKKELAGAGRRRMGAGDGGIRPGGAKFLQVETGLVLRANAHVGRLRRLIAAVAVMNSDHGDSHALQRLELAEGHSASSTSCLPHALLHPRPLQLGLMLLPAQARQACRMLLLPYILKMVFRPVKQMVNYWTGRAWHFPCAIHTDKPAEATSSQVSLEFLTMSTHVVFRLE, encoded by the exons ATGCGGGGTTCGCCGTTGACGACGAGGAAGGCCGGAGCGCGGCTTCTCGGGCGGATCCATGGCGGCTCCTGGGCAGATAGGAGATATGGAGGTGAGGTGGAGAAgaaggagctcgccggagccgggcGACGGCGGATGGGGGCGGGAGACGGAGGGATCCGACCCGGCGGCGCGAAGTTCTTGCAGGTGGAGACGGGGTTGGTTCTGCGCGCAAACGCCCACGTTGGCCGCCTCCGACGACTCATCGCCGCCGTGGCAGTCATGAACTCCGACCACGGGGACTCGCACGCCCTGCAGCGGCTGGAACTGGCTGAAGGTCATTCGGCATCCTCGACTTCATGCCTTCCCCACGCCCTCCTCCATCCACGACCTCTG CAGCTAGGCCTTATGCTACTCCCAGCTCAAGCTCGACAAGCATGCCGCATGCTACTTCTTCCCTACATCCTAAAG ATGGTCTTTCGTCCTGTCAAGCAGATGGTTAATTACTGGACAGGTAGAGCATGGCATTTTCCGTGTGCAATCCACACTGACAAGCCTGCAGAGGCTACTTCAAGTCAAGTGTCTTTAGAATTTCTTACTATGTCTACTCATGTAGTATTTAGATTAGAATAG
- the LOC119326079 gene encoding uncharacterized protein LOC119326079 isoform X4 — MRGSPLTTRKAGARLLGRIHGGSWADRRYGGEVEKKELAGAGRRRMGAGDGGIRPGGAKFLQVETGLVLRANAHVGRLRRLIAAVAVMNSDHGDSHALQRLELAEGHSASSTSCLPHALLHPRPLLGLMLLPAQARQACRMLLLPYILKILKQLLAFEK; from the exons ATGCGGGGTTCGCCGTTGACGACGAGGAAGGCCGGAGCGCGGCTTCTCGGGCGGATCCATGGCGGCTCCTGGGCAGATAGGAGATATGGAGGTGAGGTGGAGAAgaaggagctcgccggagccgggcGACGGCGGATGGGGGCGGGAGACGGAGGGATCCGACCCGGCGGCGCGAAGTTCTTGCAGGTGGAGACGGGGTTGGTTCTGCGCGCAAACGCCCACGTTGGCCGCCTCCGACGACTCATCGCCGCCGTGGCAGTCATGAACTCCGACCACGGGGACTCGCACGCCCTGCAGCGGCTGGAACTGGCTGAAGGTCATTCGGCATCCTCGACTTCATGCCTTCCCCACGCCCTCCTCCATCCACGACCTCTG CTAGGCCTTATGCTACTCCCAGCTCAAGCTCGACAAGCATGCCGCATGCTACTTCTTCCCTACATCCTAAAG ATTCTTAAGCAATTACTCGCATTTGAAAAATGA
- the LOC119326079 gene encoding uncharacterized protein LOC119326079 isoform X5: protein MPSPRPPPSTTSAARPYATPSSSSTSMPHATSSLHPKDVTFIPDELMFDATLQSTICPSEGYLKLKIEKMAINLMILCTKSQDGLSSCQADG, encoded by the exons ATGCCTTCCCCACGCCCTCCTCCATCCACGACCTCTG CAGCTAGGCCTTATGCTACTCCCAGCTCAAGCTCGACAAGCATGCCGCATGCTACTTCTTCCCTACATCCTAAAG ATGTCACCTTTATTCCTGACGAGTTAATGTTTGATGCAACCCTGCAATCTACAATTTGCCCGTCAGAAGGTTACCTGAAGCTTAAAATAGAGAAAATGGCTATTAACCTCATGATTTTGTGTACTAAGTCACAAG ATGGTCTTTCGTCCTGTCAAGCAGATGGTTAA
- the LOC119326079 gene encoding uncharacterized protein LOC119326079 isoform X2: MRGSPLTTRKAGARLLGRIHGGSWADRRYGGEVEKKELAGAGRRRMGAGDGGIRPGGAKFLQVETGLVLRANAHVGRLRRLIAAVAVMNSDHGDSHALQRLELAEGHSASSTSCLPHALLHPRPLLGLMLLPAQARQACRMLLLPYILKMVFRPVKQMVNYWTGRAWHFPCAIHTDKPAEATSSQVSLEFLTMSTHVVFRLE, translated from the exons ATGCGGGGTTCGCCGTTGACGACGAGGAAGGCCGGAGCGCGGCTTCTCGGGCGGATCCATGGCGGCTCCTGGGCAGATAGGAGATATGGAGGTGAGGTGGAGAAgaaggagctcgccggagccgggcGACGGCGGATGGGGGCGGGAGACGGAGGGATCCGACCCGGCGGCGCGAAGTTCTTGCAGGTGGAGACGGGGTTGGTTCTGCGCGCAAACGCCCACGTTGGCCGCCTCCGACGACTCATCGCCGCCGTGGCAGTCATGAACTCCGACCACGGGGACTCGCACGCCCTGCAGCGGCTGGAACTGGCTGAAGGTCATTCGGCATCCTCGACTTCATGCCTTCCCCACGCCCTCCTCCATCCACGACCTCTG CTAGGCCTTATGCTACTCCCAGCTCAAGCTCGACAAGCATGCCGCATGCTACTTCTTCCCTACATCCTAAAG ATGGTCTTTCGTCCTGTCAAGCAGATGGTTAATTACTGGACAGGTAGAGCATGGCATTTTCCGTGTGCAATCCACACTGACAAGCCTGCAGAGGCTACTTCAAGTCAAGTGTCTTTAGAATTTCTTACTATGTCTACTCATGTAGTATTTAGATTAGAATAG